The genomic window GTACGCGGTCCAGGCCGCCCGGGAGACCGGTGGACGCATAGACGACGTGACCGACGAGGAGATCGTCGACGCCATCTCCCTACTGGCGCGCACGGAGGGCATCTTCACCGAGACGGCCGGGGGCGTGACCGTGGGCGTGCTCCGCAAGCTCGCGGCCGCCGGGGCCTTCTCGAGGGGCGAGCGGGTGGTCGCGTTCATCACCGGCCACGGTCTGAAGACCCTCGAGGCCGTCGCCGGCCGGGCCCAACCCGCGGCGGTGATCCCGCCCAGGTTGGAGGAGTTCGAGCACCAGGTCTCCCTCGGCACCGTGCCGGGGGCTGCGGCCGCGTCGTGAGGAGACGGAAGATGAGCGTGAAGGTGAGGATCCCCACCCCCCTGCGCAAGCTGACGCAGGACACCGCCGAGGTGACGGCGGAGGGCGGCACGATATCGGAGCTGATCGATTCGCTCGAGTCGCAGTTCCCCGGTTTCAAGGAGAGGCTCTGCGACACGGACGGCACCCTCCGCCGGTTCGTGAACGTCTACGTCGGCGAGGAGGACATCAGGTTCCTCAACGGGATGGACACGCAGGTGCCGGCCGACGAGGTCGTCTCGATCATCCCGGCCGTGGCCGGCGGGTAGCACCGACGGGCCACCGGCCGTTCGAGCCAAAGCAAAAGGGGCCGGGAGACCGGCCCCTCTTGCTTCTCTCCCCCGAGAAACCTAGATGAACAGCTGGATGTCGCTCTCGCTCATCCGCTGGATCGCCGTGGCTGCGCCGACCGTCTCCTCCAGACCGTCGATCAGGTCGGTGCGCTGCAGACCCATGAGGTCGAGCGTCATCTGGCACGGCCAC from Actinomycetota bacterium includes these protein-coding regions:
- a CDS encoding MoaD/ThiS family protein, with product MSVKVRIPTPLRKLTQDTAEVTAEGGTISELIDSLESQFPGFKERLCDTDGTLRRFVNVYVGEEDIRFLNGMDTQVPADEVVSIIPAVAGG